The Thiovulum sp. ES sequence GGAAATAAAAATGTTAGAAATTAAAGATAATTCTAAAAATATTGAAGAAATTAATTTAAAAACCAAGTTGCTTATTTTAGAAACAAAGAATGGTGAAATTCTTGTTGATGTACAAGCTCTTTTAAAAGCACCAATTGGTAGTGAAGAAGCATATTTTAGAGCAACAGGAATTGCACAAGCATATAAAAAAGATATTCGAGATTTTTTAAGACTTGATGGAACTATCGAATATATCGATATTTTAAAAGAAGAATTAAAAGTAGAACCTATGATTATAAAGAGAGGGAAATATCAAGGTGGAACTTGGCTTTATTATAAACTTTTCAAACCTTTTTTAAGATGGGTTTT is a genomic window containing:
- a CDS encoding KilA-N domain-containing protein,T5orf172 domain-containing protein (PFAM: T5orf172 domain; KilA-N domain~IMG reference gene:2508609996_SP), coding for MLEIKDNSKNIEEINLKTKLLILETKNGEILVDVQALLKAPIGSEEAYFRATGIAQAYKKDIRDFLRLDGTIEYIDILKEELKVEPMIIKRGKYQGGTWLYYKLFKPFLRWVLPFKDYAKLEVSGQLEFQFSQNRVLKSVYVLKTEDNRIKVGISSNAEKRFSQIKNSTGLNLINTIYSEKVENAYLIEQTLLTYFDDYRQNGEWLNGVGFERSC